One Anoplopoma fimbria isolate UVic2021 breed Golden Eagle Sablefish chromosome 2, Afim_UVic_2022, whole genome shotgun sequence DNA window includes the following coding sequences:
- the sall1a gene encoding sal-like protein 1a isoform X1, with translation MSRRKQAKPQHFQSDPHLPLSEHNGDTELCSEDPPCKESDAHVCSRCCAEFFDLSDLEEHQKNCTKNQLVLIVNENPVSPTGTFSPGSPPHNPDDQMNDTANNTDQTECSDLLEPNTLDKDEAMDVDVSGMSSGHEEEGSHTESGSPINAVSSHGGRSTSGPALGTSAISAPLPQIRNLSELGSFSMINSNVIIENLQSTKVAVAQFSQEAQRTTGGPRVAVPALMEQLLALQQQQIHQLQLIEQIRHQILLLASQSPELQVPPTSAPGTMGPAASPLTTLSSHLSQQLAAAAGLAQNLASQSASISSLKQLAAAAQLPQTNPSSSETSQSISTLGPSTVNTQSSDKRPNHMSSLQSQLSNSSLTKSSTPAFGMGSLLSSAVNPLLPQPPPGNPIFSNSLPSVGTTVEDLNSLAALAQQRKGKPPNVTSFEHKSSSDEAFFKHKCRFCGKVFGSDSALQIHLRSHTGERPYKCNICGNRFSTRGNLKVHFQRHKEKYPHIQMNPYPVPEHLDNIPTSTGIPYGMSMPPEKPVTSWLDSKPVLPTLTSSVGMLLPPTMPSLPHFIKKEDHSIAITSPSVTKIFSGTAEPSAKTNDECHEVSEEGEGATLPTSNGRIEEGSHSSGFMTNVSSASESTADYTTSNSPPMMTNPLMPLMSDHFKAKFPFGGILDPLQGSETSKLQQLVENIDRKVADPNECVICHRILSCQSALKMHYRTHTGERPFKCKVCGRAFTTKGNLKTHYSVHRAMPPLRVQHSCPICQKKFTNAVVLQQHIRMHMGGHIPNTPLPESYPESMVSDTGSFDERNIDDLDNFSDDFEGMEEGPDSSVPDTPRSADASHDSLCNSPAPHEMASQEEQERNGRENAHNMEMEELQVIQMRAMANGLVEGDRFTNDSSSLGGDVECQSLGSPAVSESTSSMQAPSPTSMQPQPRKSPSLEERHQRALSLEHTTASLLHSHPSNIGALDLTSVNPSKDPLGMLFPFRERSIIKNTSCDICGKTFACQSALDIHYRSHTKERPFICTACNRGFSTKGNLKQHMLTHQMRDLPSQLFEPSNTSLSSSPTPSLLSVGSLHRPEVNGFLHSLHPENKEMPSGLVTSSASTSPVLSSAQPRRTPKQHYCNACGKCFSSSSALQIHERTHTGEKPFACSICGRAFTTKGNLKVHMGTHMWNSAPARRGRRLSVDGPMAFLGANSVKFPEIFQKDMVSRASNGDPTSFWNQYAAAFSNGLAMKTNEISVIQNGGLPPMSGGMGNGGSSPIGGLTGSLDKLHSMEPNAALAGLEKMANTENGAHFRFTRFMEDNKEIVTS, from the exons ATGTCGCGGAGGAAACAAGCGAAGCCGCAACACTTCCAGTCCGACCCTCATCTGCCTTTATCGGAGCACAATG GGGACACAGAACTTTGCTCAGAGGACCCCCCCTGCAAGGAGTCAGACGCCCACGTCTGTAGCAGATGTTGTGCTGAGTTCTTTGACCTATCAGATCTTGAGGAGCACCAGAAAAATTGCACTAAGAATCAGTTAGTTCTGATAGTGAATGAGAACCCTGTCTCTCCCACCGGAACTTTCTCGCCTGGGTCTCCTCCCCATAATCCCGATGACCAGATGAATGACACAGCTAATAACACTGATCAAACAGAGTGCAGTGACCTTTTGGAGCCTAACACTCTTGACAAAGACGAAGCCATGGACGTGGACGTTTCCGGAATGAGCAGCGGTCATGAAGAGGAAGGCAGTCATACCGAGAGCGGGAGCCCCATCAACGCAGTCAGCAGCCACGGTGGCAGGAGCACCTCTGGCCCTGCACTAGGTACTTCAGCTATCTCTGCGCCTCTACCTCAGATCAGAAACCTGTCTGAACTGGGGAGCTTCTCTATGATCAACAGCAATGTCATAATTGAAAACCTGCAGAGCACCAAAGTGGCTGTGGCCCAATTCTCCCAAGAGGCACAGCGTACCACAGGGGGCCCCAGGGTGGCAGTGCCGGCCCTTATGGAGCAGCTCCTCGCCCTACAACAGCAACAGATCCACCAGTTGCAACTTATCGAGCAGATTCGCCATCAGATACTGCTACTGGCCTCCCAGTCCCCAGAACTGCAGGTGCCCCCAACTTCTGCTCCAGGCACAATGGGGCCTGCTGCCAGCCCACTGACCACACTCAGCTCACATCTCTCCCAACAGCTGGCTGCAGCCGCAGGCCTAGCGCAGAACCTGGCTAGTCAGTCAGCCAGTATTAGCAGCCTAAAGCAGCTGGCTGCAGCAGCACAGCTACCTCAGACCAATCCAAGCAGCAGTGAGACATCTCAGAGCATTAGCACACTGGGGCCGTCAACAGTCAATACCCAATCCTCTGACAAGAGGCCCAATCATATGAGTAGCCTCCAATCTCAGCTCAGCAACTCCTCACTCACTAAGTCATCCACGCCAGCATTTGGAATGGGTAGCCTGTTAAGCTCTGCAGTGAATCCCCTTCTACCTCAGCCCCCACCTGGAAACCCCATATTCTCCAACTCTCTGCCCAGTGTTGGCACCACCGTAGAGGACCTCAACTCTTTAGCAGCTTTGGCCCAGCAGAGGAAAGGCAAGCCGCCAAATGTCACTTCATTTGAACACAAGAGCAGCTCTGACGAGGCTTTCTTCAAGCATAAGTGCAGGTTTTGTGGCAAGGTGTTTGGTAGTGACAGTGCCTTGCAAATCCACCTGCGCTCTCACACTGGCGAGAGACCATACAAGTGTAATATATGCGGCAACCGCTTCTCCACCCGCGGTAACCTGAAGGTGCATTTTCAGCGTCATAAAGAAAAGTACCCACATATCCAGATGAACCCCTACCCTGTTCCTGAGCATTTAGACAACATACCAACAAGCACTGGCATTCCATACGGCATGTCTATGCCCCCTGAGAAACCTGTCACAAGCTGGCTGGACAGCAAACCAGTATTGCCCACACTGACTTCCTCAGTCGGCATGCTGCTTCCACCAACCATGCCGAGCTTGCCCCATTTCATCAAAAAGGAAGATCATTCAATAGCCATAACTAGCCCTTCTGTTACAAAGATTTTCTCGGGCACTGCCGAGCCTTCGGCTAAAACTAATGACGAGTGTCACGAAGTGTCTGAAGAGGGTGAAGGTGCAACTCTGCCTACCTCAAATGGGAGAATTGAAGAAGGCAGCCACTCCTCAGGCTTCATGACAAATGTGAGCTCTGCCTCAGAGAGCACTGCTGACTACACAACATCCAACAGCCCGCCTATGATGACCAACCCACTCATGCCTCTTATGTCTGATCACTTCAAGGCTAAGTTCCCCTTTGGAGGCATCCTGGATCCTCTCCAGGGGTCAGAGACATCCAAGCTACAGCAGCTCGTGGAGAACATTGACAGGAAGGTGGCAGACCCAAACGAATGTGTCATCTGCCACCGGATTCTGAGCTGCCAAAGTGCTCTGAAAATGCACTATCGCACTCACACTGGGGAAAGGCCCTTTAAGTGTAAAGTCTGTGGCAGAGCGTTTACCACCAAGGGAAATCTTAAGACCCACTACAGCGTCCATAGGGCCATGCCTCCTCTGAGAGTCCAACACTCCTGCCCCATTTGTCAGAAGAAGTTCACAAATGCTGTGGTTCTGCAGCAACACATCCGCATGCACATGGGTGGGCACATCCCCAACACCCCTCTGCCAGAGAGTTATCCAGAGTCGATGGTCTCTGACACTGGCTCTTTTGATGAGAGAAACATTGATGACCTAGACAACTTCTCTGATGACTTTGAAGGAATGGAGGAGGGCCCAGACAGCAGTGTGCCAGACACACCCAGGTCAGCTGACGCCTCCCATGACAGTCTATGTAACTCCCCGGCCCCCCATGAAATGGCTAGCCAGGAGGAGCAAGAGAGAAATGGACGAGAGAATGCCCACAATATGGAAATGGAGGAGCTACAAGTCATCCAAATGAGGGCTATGGCAAATGGCTTAGTTGAGGGAGATCGCTTCACCAATGACTCCTCGTCTCTAGGAGGGGATGTTGAATGCCAAAGCCTCGGGAGTCCAGCTGTGTCAGAATCTACCTCCTCCATGCAGGCGCCATCCCCCACTAGCATGCAGCCACAACCACGCAAATCCCCTAGCCTGGAAGAAAGGCACCAGAGGGCCTTATCCTTGGAGCACACCACTGCAAGCCTCTTGCACTCTCACCCCTCCAACATTGGAGCACTGGACCTGACATCTGTCAATCCCTCAAAAGATCCCTTAGGCATGTTATTCCCCTTCCGTGAGCGTAGCATCATCAAGAACACATCCTGTGACATCTGTGGGAAGACCTTCGCTTGTCAGAGTGCCTTGGACATTCACTATCGAAGCCATACCAAAGAACGACCTTTTATTTGCACGGCCTGTAACAGGGGTTTCTCCACCAAGGGCAACCTCAAGCAGCACATGCTAACCCATCAAATGAGAGACCTGCCCTCACAACTCTTTGAGCCGTCAAACACCAGCCTGTCCTCCAGCCCAaccccttccctcctctctgtagGCTCTCTTCACAGACCAGAGGTCAATGGCTTCCTCCATAGCCTCCACCCAGAGAACAAGGAAATGCCCTCTGGCTTGGTCACATCATCTGCCTCGACTTCCCCGGTGCTTTCCTCCGCTCAGCCACGCAGGACGCCCAAGCAACACTACTGCAACGCCTGTGGGaagtgtttctcctcctccagtgctCTGCAGATCCACGAGAGAACccacacaggggagaaaccCTTTGCCTGCAGCATCTGTGGCCGGGCCTTCACCACCAAAGGAAACCTCAAG gtcCACATGGGCACGCACATGTGGAACAGCGCTCCCGCCAGACGTGGGCGCAGGCTCTCCGTGGATGGTCCAATGGCCTTCCTCGGAGCAAACTCAGTCAAGTTTCCTGAGATCTTCCAGAAGGACATGGTATCGAGGGCAAGCAATGGGGACCCGACCAGTTTCTGGAACCAGTACGCTGCAGCCTTCTCCAACGGCCTGGCAATGAAGACAAATGAAATCTCTGTCATCCAGAATGGAGGCCTCCCACCCATGTCAGGCGGTATGGGAAATGGGGGTAGCTCTCCCATTGGTGGCCTGACCGGCAGCCTAGACAAGCTACACAGCATGGAGCCCAACGCTGCTCTTGCCGGTTTGGAGAAAATGGCCAACACAGAGAACGGGGCCCACTTCCGGTTCACGCGCTTCATGGAGGACAATAAAGAAATCGTCACCAGTTAG
- the sall1a gene encoding sal-like protein 1a isoform X2, translating into MGDTELCSEDPPCKESDAHVCSRCCAEFFDLSDLEEHQKNCTKNQLVLIVNENPVSPTGTFSPGSPPHNPDDQMNDTANNTDQTECSDLLEPNTLDKDEAMDVDVSGMSSGHEEEGSHTESGSPINAVSSHGGRSTSGPALGTSAISAPLPQIRNLSELGSFSMINSNVIIENLQSTKVAVAQFSQEAQRTTGGPRVAVPALMEQLLALQQQQIHQLQLIEQIRHQILLLASQSPELQVPPTSAPGTMGPAASPLTTLSSHLSQQLAAAAGLAQNLASQSASISSLKQLAAAAQLPQTNPSSSETSQSISTLGPSTVNTQSSDKRPNHMSSLQSQLSNSSLTKSSTPAFGMGSLLSSAVNPLLPQPPPGNPIFSNSLPSVGTTVEDLNSLAALAQQRKGKPPNVTSFEHKSSSDEAFFKHKCRFCGKVFGSDSALQIHLRSHTGERPYKCNICGNRFSTRGNLKVHFQRHKEKYPHIQMNPYPVPEHLDNIPTSTGIPYGMSMPPEKPVTSWLDSKPVLPTLTSSVGMLLPPTMPSLPHFIKKEDHSIAITSPSVTKIFSGTAEPSAKTNDECHEVSEEGEGATLPTSNGRIEEGSHSSGFMTNVSSASESTADYTTSNSPPMMTNPLMPLMSDHFKAKFPFGGILDPLQGSETSKLQQLVENIDRKVADPNECVICHRILSCQSALKMHYRTHTGERPFKCKVCGRAFTTKGNLKTHYSVHRAMPPLRVQHSCPICQKKFTNAVVLQQHIRMHMGGHIPNTPLPESYPESMVSDTGSFDERNIDDLDNFSDDFEGMEEGPDSSVPDTPRSADASHDSLCNSPAPHEMASQEEQERNGRENAHNMEMEELQVIQMRAMANGLVEGDRFTNDSSSLGGDVECQSLGSPAVSESTSSMQAPSPTSMQPQPRKSPSLEERHQRALSLEHTTASLLHSHPSNIGALDLTSVNPSKDPLGMLFPFRERSIIKNTSCDICGKTFACQSALDIHYRSHTKERPFICTACNRGFSTKGNLKQHMLTHQMRDLPSQLFEPSNTSLSSSPTPSLLSVGSLHRPEVNGFLHSLHPENKEMPSGLVTSSASTSPVLSSAQPRRTPKQHYCNACGKCFSSSSALQIHERTHTGEKPFACSICGRAFTTKGNLKVHMGTHMWNSAPARRGRRLSVDGPMAFLGANSVKFPEIFQKDMVSRASNGDPTSFWNQYAAAFSNGLAMKTNEISVIQNGGLPPMSGGMGNGGSSPIGGLTGSLDKLHSMEPNAALAGLEKMANTENGAHFRFTRFMEDNKEIVTS; encoded by the exons GGGACACAGAACTTTGCTCAGAGGACCCCCCCTGCAAGGAGTCAGACGCCCACGTCTGTAGCAGATGTTGTGCTGAGTTCTTTGACCTATCAGATCTTGAGGAGCACCAGAAAAATTGCACTAAGAATCAGTTAGTTCTGATAGTGAATGAGAACCCTGTCTCTCCCACCGGAACTTTCTCGCCTGGGTCTCCTCCCCATAATCCCGATGACCAGATGAATGACACAGCTAATAACACTGATCAAACAGAGTGCAGTGACCTTTTGGAGCCTAACACTCTTGACAAAGACGAAGCCATGGACGTGGACGTTTCCGGAATGAGCAGCGGTCATGAAGAGGAAGGCAGTCATACCGAGAGCGGGAGCCCCATCAACGCAGTCAGCAGCCACGGTGGCAGGAGCACCTCTGGCCCTGCACTAGGTACTTCAGCTATCTCTGCGCCTCTACCTCAGATCAGAAACCTGTCTGAACTGGGGAGCTTCTCTATGATCAACAGCAATGTCATAATTGAAAACCTGCAGAGCACCAAAGTGGCTGTGGCCCAATTCTCCCAAGAGGCACAGCGTACCACAGGGGGCCCCAGGGTGGCAGTGCCGGCCCTTATGGAGCAGCTCCTCGCCCTACAACAGCAACAGATCCACCAGTTGCAACTTATCGAGCAGATTCGCCATCAGATACTGCTACTGGCCTCCCAGTCCCCAGAACTGCAGGTGCCCCCAACTTCTGCTCCAGGCACAATGGGGCCTGCTGCCAGCCCACTGACCACACTCAGCTCACATCTCTCCCAACAGCTGGCTGCAGCCGCAGGCCTAGCGCAGAACCTGGCTAGTCAGTCAGCCAGTATTAGCAGCCTAAAGCAGCTGGCTGCAGCAGCACAGCTACCTCAGACCAATCCAAGCAGCAGTGAGACATCTCAGAGCATTAGCACACTGGGGCCGTCAACAGTCAATACCCAATCCTCTGACAAGAGGCCCAATCATATGAGTAGCCTCCAATCTCAGCTCAGCAACTCCTCACTCACTAAGTCATCCACGCCAGCATTTGGAATGGGTAGCCTGTTAAGCTCTGCAGTGAATCCCCTTCTACCTCAGCCCCCACCTGGAAACCCCATATTCTCCAACTCTCTGCCCAGTGTTGGCACCACCGTAGAGGACCTCAACTCTTTAGCAGCTTTGGCCCAGCAGAGGAAAGGCAAGCCGCCAAATGTCACTTCATTTGAACACAAGAGCAGCTCTGACGAGGCTTTCTTCAAGCATAAGTGCAGGTTTTGTGGCAAGGTGTTTGGTAGTGACAGTGCCTTGCAAATCCACCTGCGCTCTCACACTGGCGAGAGACCATACAAGTGTAATATATGCGGCAACCGCTTCTCCACCCGCGGTAACCTGAAGGTGCATTTTCAGCGTCATAAAGAAAAGTACCCACATATCCAGATGAACCCCTACCCTGTTCCTGAGCATTTAGACAACATACCAACAAGCACTGGCATTCCATACGGCATGTCTATGCCCCCTGAGAAACCTGTCACAAGCTGGCTGGACAGCAAACCAGTATTGCCCACACTGACTTCCTCAGTCGGCATGCTGCTTCCACCAACCATGCCGAGCTTGCCCCATTTCATCAAAAAGGAAGATCATTCAATAGCCATAACTAGCCCTTCTGTTACAAAGATTTTCTCGGGCACTGCCGAGCCTTCGGCTAAAACTAATGACGAGTGTCACGAAGTGTCTGAAGAGGGTGAAGGTGCAACTCTGCCTACCTCAAATGGGAGAATTGAAGAAGGCAGCCACTCCTCAGGCTTCATGACAAATGTGAGCTCTGCCTCAGAGAGCACTGCTGACTACACAACATCCAACAGCCCGCCTATGATGACCAACCCACTCATGCCTCTTATGTCTGATCACTTCAAGGCTAAGTTCCCCTTTGGAGGCATCCTGGATCCTCTCCAGGGGTCAGAGACATCCAAGCTACAGCAGCTCGTGGAGAACATTGACAGGAAGGTGGCAGACCCAAACGAATGTGTCATCTGCCACCGGATTCTGAGCTGCCAAAGTGCTCTGAAAATGCACTATCGCACTCACACTGGGGAAAGGCCCTTTAAGTGTAAAGTCTGTGGCAGAGCGTTTACCACCAAGGGAAATCTTAAGACCCACTACAGCGTCCATAGGGCCATGCCTCCTCTGAGAGTCCAACACTCCTGCCCCATTTGTCAGAAGAAGTTCACAAATGCTGTGGTTCTGCAGCAACACATCCGCATGCACATGGGTGGGCACATCCCCAACACCCCTCTGCCAGAGAGTTATCCAGAGTCGATGGTCTCTGACACTGGCTCTTTTGATGAGAGAAACATTGATGACCTAGACAACTTCTCTGATGACTTTGAAGGAATGGAGGAGGGCCCAGACAGCAGTGTGCCAGACACACCCAGGTCAGCTGACGCCTCCCATGACAGTCTATGTAACTCCCCGGCCCCCCATGAAATGGCTAGCCAGGAGGAGCAAGAGAGAAATGGACGAGAGAATGCCCACAATATGGAAATGGAGGAGCTACAAGTCATCCAAATGAGGGCTATGGCAAATGGCTTAGTTGAGGGAGATCGCTTCACCAATGACTCCTCGTCTCTAGGAGGGGATGTTGAATGCCAAAGCCTCGGGAGTCCAGCTGTGTCAGAATCTACCTCCTCCATGCAGGCGCCATCCCCCACTAGCATGCAGCCACAACCACGCAAATCCCCTAGCCTGGAAGAAAGGCACCAGAGGGCCTTATCCTTGGAGCACACCACTGCAAGCCTCTTGCACTCTCACCCCTCCAACATTGGAGCACTGGACCTGACATCTGTCAATCCCTCAAAAGATCCCTTAGGCATGTTATTCCCCTTCCGTGAGCGTAGCATCATCAAGAACACATCCTGTGACATCTGTGGGAAGACCTTCGCTTGTCAGAGTGCCTTGGACATTCACTATCGAAGCCATACCAAAGAACGACCTTTTATTTGCACGGCCTGTAACAGGGGTTTCTCCACCAAGGGCAACCTCAAGCAGCACATGCTAACCCATCAAATGAGAGACCTGCCCTCACAACTCTTTGAGCCGTCAAACACCAGCCTGTCCTCCAGCCCAaccccttccctcctctctgtagGCTCTCTTCACAGACCAGAGGTCAATGGCTTCCTCCATAGCCTCCACCCAGAGAACAAGGAAATGCCCTCTGGCTTGGTCACATCATCTGCCTCGACTTCCCCGGTGCTTTCCTCCGCTCAGCCACGCAGGACGCCCAAGCAACACTACTGCAACGCCTGTGGGaagtgtttctcctcctccagtgctCTGCAGATCCACGAGAGAACccacacaggggagaaaccCTTTGCCTGCAGCATCTGTGGCCGGGCCTTCACCACCAAAGGAAACCTCAAG gtcCACATGGGCACGCACATGTGGAACAGCGCTCCCGCCAGACGTGGGCGCAGGCTCTCCGTGGATGGTCCAATGGCCTTCCTCGGAGCAAACTCAGTCAAGTTTCCTGAGATCTTCCAGAAGGACATGGTATCGAGGGCAAGCAATGGGGACCCGACCAGTTTCTGGAACCAGTACGCTGCAGCCTTCTCCAACGGCCTGGCAATGAAGACAAATGAAATCTCTGTCATCCAGAATGGAGGCCTCCCACCCATGTCAGGCGGTATGGGAAATGGGGGTAGCTCTCCCATTGGTGGCCTGACCGGCAGCCTAGACAAGCTACACAGCATGGAGCCCAACGCTGCTCTTGCCGGTTTGGAGAAAATGGCCAACACAGAGAACGGGGCCCACTTCCGGTTCACGCGCTTCATGGAGGACAATAAAGAAATCGTCACCAGTTAG